The following coding sequences are from one Paenibacillus tundrae window:
- a CDS encoding YktB family protein — MDFSGFNSRDFDVFQVPGLEPRMEMLIERVRPKLEALGTELAPYLTELCGEEMFVHVAKHARRTVNPPIDTWVAWGSSKRGYKALPHFEVGMFDTHVFVIFAVIYESPNKITFAEALERELDEVRRNLPGEFYWSMDHMDPQGTFHKDMKSEDYDKIITKLKTVKKAEVMCGLRIERDDPLAADGEQLLKTIRSTFKTLLPLYRMSF, encoded by the coding sequence ATGGATTTTTCCGGTTTTAACAGTCGCGATTTTGATGTATTTCAAGTTCCTGGGCTAGAGCCACGTATGGAGATGCTGATTGAACGAGTTCGTCCGAAGCTGGAAGCACTTGGTACAGAGCTTGCACCTTACCTCACTGAATTGTGCGGGGAAGAGATGTTTGTGCATGTCGCCAAACACGCACGTCGTACCGTCAATCCTCCCATAGATACATGGGTTGCCTGGGGATCTTCCAAACGGGGATATAAAGCACTGCCTCACTTTGAGGTGGGCATGTTCGATACACATGTGTTTGTCATTTTCGCTGTCATCTACGAAAGTCCGAACAAAATTACGTTTGCCGAAGCACTGGAGCGTGAGTTGGATGAGGTGCGCCGCAATCTGCCTGGAGAGTTCTATTGGTCGATGGATCATATGGATCCACAGGGTACATTTCATAAGGATATGAAGTCTGAGGATTATGACAAGATCATCACTAAGCTTAAGACGGTTAAAAAAGCTGAGGTTATGTGTGGTCTTCGTATTGAGCGAGATGACCCACTTGCTGCAGATGGGGAACAATTACTCAAAACGATACGTTCCACCTTCAAGACGTTACTACCGTTATACAGAATGTCTTTCTAA
- the gndA gene encoding NADP-dependent phosphogluconate dehydrogenase, whose translation MTKQQIGVIGLAVMGKNLALNIESRGFTVSVYNRSQEKTEDLLKEAEGKNLTGTFSIEEFVASLESPRKILIMVQAGKATDATIEQLLPHLDEGDIIIDGGNAYFPDTQRRSKELEDKGIRFIGTGVSGGEEGALKGPSIMPGGQESAYKLVEPILTAISAKVGDDPCCTYIGPDGAGHYVKMVHNGIEYGDMQLIGEAYHLLKSVLNVSVEELHEIFTEWNQGELDSYLIEITADIFSKYDPETGKPMVDVILDAAGQKGTGKWTSQSALDLGVPLSMITESVFSRFLSAMKDERVAASKILNGPATEAFSGDKKAFIENVRKALFASKIVSYAQGFAQMRAASDEYGWDLKYGNIAMIFRGGCIIRSQFLQNIKEAYDKDAALKNLLLDPYFQNIVESYQGAWREVVAAAVQQGIPVPGFSSALSYYDSYRTERLPANLLQAQRDYFGAHTFKRLDKEGSFHHNWME comes from the coding sequence ATGACTAAACAACAGATCGGCGTAATCGGACTGGCTGTCATGGGCAAGAATTTGGCCCTTAACATTGAAAGCAGAGGTTTCACGGTGTCGGTATATAACCGTTCCCAAGAGAAAACAGAGGATCTTCTGAAAGAGGCCGAGGGTAAAAATCTGACAGGTACGTTCTCGATTGAAGAATTCGTAGCATCCCTGGAATCCCCACGCAAAATTTTGATCATGGTTCAAGCAGGTAAAGCGACTGACGCAACCATTGAACAATTGCTACCTCATTTGGATGAAGGCGACATCATCATTGATGGAGGAAATGCATACTTCCCTGATACCCAACGTCGCAGCAAAGAGCTGGAAGACAAAGGTATTCGTTTCATCGGTACAGGCGTATCTGGTGGTGAAGAGGGTGCATTGAAAGGGCCTTCCATTATGCCAGGTGGACAAGAGAGTGCTTACAAATTAGTAGAGCCGATTCTGACAGCAATCTCAGCTAAAGTCGGCGATGACCCTTGTTGTACATATATCGGACCAGACGGTGCAGGACACTATGTCAAAATGGTTCACAATGGTATCGAATACGGTGATATGCAATTGATTGGGGAAGCATACCACCTGCTCAAATCCGTACTTAACGTTTCCGTAGAAGAGTTGCATGAAATCTTCACAGAATGGAACCAAGGAGAGCTGGATAGCTACCTGATCGAAATTACAGCAGACATCTTCTCCAAATACGATCCAGAAACAGGCAAACCAATGGTAGACGTGATCTTGGATGCAGCTGGACAAAAAGGAACAGGTAAATGGACAAGCCAAAGTGCGCTTGATCTCGGCGTACCACTGTCCATGATTACTGAATCCGTATTTTCCCGTTTCTTGTCTGCGATGAAAGACGAGCGCGTAGCAGCAAGCAAAATTCTGAATGGTCCTGCGACAGAAGCATTCTCTGGCGACAAAAAAGCCTTCATTGAAAACGTGCGTAAAGCACTCTTTGCAAGTAAAATCGTATCCTATGCTCAAGGCTTCGCTCAGATGCGTGCTGCATCCGATGAGTATGGCTGGGATCTGAAATACGGTAACATCGCTATGATCTTCCGTGGTGGCTGCATCATCCGTTCACAGTTCTTGCAAAACATCAAAGAAGCATATGATAAAGACGCAGCACTCAAAAACCTGCTCTTAGATCCATACTTCCAAAACATCGTTGAATCTTACCAAGGCGCATGGCGTGAAGTCGTGGCAGCTGCTGTACAACAAGGAATTCCGGTTCCTGGCTTCTCCAGCGCGCTGTCCTACTACGATAGCTACCGTACAGAGCGTTTGCCTGCAAACCTGTTGCAAGCACAACGTGACTACTTCGGTGCACACACGTTCAAACGTTTGGACAAAGAAGGCAGCTTCCACCACAACTGGATGGAGTAG
- a CDS encoding CoA-binding protein produces the protein MEFNNPTREEIGQILRNAGNIAVVGLSDKSDRTSYMVAEAMQSRGYRIIPVNPQVQGEILGETVYATLADIPEPVDIVNVFRREEYCADVAREAAAIKANVLWLQLGIHNDEAVHIAAENGLKAVTNRCIKVEDSIVLRGAGRD, from the coding sequence ATGGAATTTAACAACCCTACTCGTGAAGAAATTGGACAAATTTTACGTAATGCAGGCAACATCGCAGTCGTTGGTTTATCAGACAAATCAGATCGCACATCCTACATGGTTGCTGAAGCTATGCAGAGCAGAGGATATCGCATCATTCCTGTGAACCCTCAGGTGCAAGGTGAGATTCTTGGAGAAACGGTGTACGCCACGCTCGCAGATATTCCAGAGCCAGTAGATATCGTTAATGTGTTTCGTCGAGAAGAGTATTGTGCTGATGTAGCACGAGAGGCTGCGGCGATCAAAGCTAACGTATTGTGGCTGCAGCTGGGTATCCATAATGATGAAGCAGTGCATATTGCGGCTGAGAACGGTCTGAAGGCTGTTACGAATCGTTGTATCAAGGTCGAAGATTCCATCGTTCTGCGCGGTGCTGGACGCGACTAA
- the aroA gene encoding 3-phosphoshikimate 1-carboxyvinyltransferase, with protein sequence MDVIVTPTPSLKGEIGALSSKNYTTRYLLAAALAEGTSTIHFPAHSEDSDAMRRCIRDLGAVLEEDDSKIVIQGFGSSPRDVRELNVGNAGAVLRFLMGVTALCPEVTFVNTYPDSLGKRPHDDLIDALGQLGVEVQHEQGRLPITIKGGKPKGGHIRVSGSVSSQYLSALLFVTPMLAEDSTIEVLNDLKSKVVIGQTLEVLEQAGIVIHASDDYMSFRVPGGQSYQPQTYTVQGDYPGSAAVLAAAAVTQSDVKILRLMEQSKQGERAIVDVLRIMEVPLTHENNVVHVQGNGKLKAIEFDGDAATDAVLAMVAAAVFAEGTSRFYNVENLRYKECDRITDYLNELRKAGANVEERQAEIIVHGRPEGVEGGVEINAHYDHRVIMALTVVGLRAKQPLRIRDAHHVAKSYPQYFDHLQALGASVQWVKE encoded by the coding sequence ATGGACGTTATCGTAACACCTACTCCCTCCCTGAAAGGGGAAATTGGAGCCTTGTCCTCCAAAAACTACACAACACGTTATTTGCTAGCTGCTGCATTGGCAGAAGGCACAAGCACCATCCATTTCCCTGCGCATAGTGAAGATAGTGACGCGATGCGTAGATGTATTCGTGATCTAGGTGCAGTTCTGGAAGAAGACGATAGCAAAATCGTAATCCAAGGTTTCGGTAGCAGTCCACGCGATGTACGTGAACTGAATGTAGGTAATGCAGGTGCTGTTTTACGTTTTCTGATGGGTGTAACGGCATTATGTCCTGAGGTTACTTTTGTTAATACGTATCCAGATTCACTCGGCAAGCGGCCACATGATGATCTGATCGATGCCTTGGGACAACTTGGTGTGGAGGTTCAGCATGAACAAGGACGTCTACCTATTACAATCAAAGGTGGCAAGCCCAAAGGTGGGCATATCCGTGTATCCGGTTCTGTGAGCTCCCAATATCTCAGTGCATTACTCTTTGTAACACCTATGCTAGCAGAAGACAGCACAATTGAAGTGCTGAATGACCTGAAATCCAAGGTCGTGATCGGACAAACGCTGGAGGTATTGGAGCAAGCAGGAATCGTTATCCATGCAAGCGATGATTATATGTCCTTCCGTGTACCTGGCGGCCAGTCATACCAACCACAGACGTATACCGTCCAAGGAGACTACCCAGGTTCAGCAGCAGTTCTCGCGGCAGCAGCAGTGACACAATCGGATGTAAAAATCTTGCGTTTGATGGAACAGAGCAAGCAAGGGGAACGTGCCATCGTGGATGTACTGCGCATTATGGAAGTGCCACTCACACATGAGAACAATGTTGTACACGTACAGGGTAACGGGAAATTAAAGGCAATTGAATTCGATGGAGATGCTGCAACAGATGCTGTTCTGGCCATGGTAGCGGCGGCTGTGTTTGCGGAAGGAACTTCACGGTTTTATAATGTAGAGAACCTACGCTATAAGGAATGTGACCGAATTACGGATTACTTGAATGAGCTTCGTAAGGCGGGTGCGAACGTTGAAGAGCGTCAGGCTGAGATCATCGTGCATGGACGTCCAGAAGGCGTCGAAGGTGGCGTTGAGATTAATGCTCATTATGATCATCGGGTCATCATGGCTCTAACCGTTGTTGGACTTCGTGCCAAGCAACCGCTCCGCATTCGGGATGCACACCATGTAGCCAAGTCTTACCCACAATACTTTGATCACTTGCAGGCGCTTGGTGCCTCCGTACAATGGGTAAAAGAGTAA
- a CDS encoding rhodanese-like domain-containing protein, with translation MTQIAEIETSELRRRLQAGEKLQMIDVREDEEVAQGMIEGAKHIPLGQIPDRLSEIEKSGEIVLICRSGYRSERAAEYLQQLGYEGCTNMVGGMLQWQQED, from the coding sequence ATGACGCAAATTGCTGAAATTGAAACGTCTGAGCTACGCCGCCGTTTACAGGCTGGCGAGAAGTTGCAGATGATAGACGTCCGCGAGGACGAAGAGGTCGCACAAGGCATGATTGAGGGAGCGAAGCACATCCCCCTAGGACAAATTCCAGACAGATTGTCTGAAATTGAAAAGTCTGGTGAGATTGTCCTCATCTGTCGCAGTGGTTATCGCAGCGAGCGTGCTGCTGAATATCTGCAACAACTTGGCTACGAAGGCTGCACCAACATGGTTGGCGGCATGCTGCAATGGCAACAGGAAGACTAA
- a CDS encoding shikimate kinase, giving the protein MSKANNIILIGMMGTGKSTVADLLARELGYRLVDVDAAVEKEEGCTIPELFTGKGETYFRDAESRVLCSVLEKKAQVIATGGGVVLRADNCDVMSKNGWVVALTADPAVIVERVSGCDNRPLLAGNAEERIQTIMEERKDAYRFAHYTVDTTSLSAAEVTRLILAHYRV; this is encoded by the coding sequence TTGAGCAAGGCTAACAATATTATACTCATCGGTATGATGGGGACCGGCAAATCAACAGTTGCAGATCTGCTTGCACGAGAACTAGGCTATCGGTTGGTTGATGTGGACGCCGCAGTGGAGAAAGAGGAAGGTTGCACCATTCCTGAATTGTTCACAGGTAAAGGTGAGACTTACTTTCGGGATGCAGAGAGTCGGGTGCTGTGCTCTGTACTAGAGAAGAAGGCACAGGTCATTGCAACTGGAGGCGGTGTTGTACTGCGTGCTGACAACTGTGATGTGATGTCTAAGAATGGCTGGGTCGTTGCGCTGACTGCAGATCCCGCAGTGATTGTAGAGCGTGTGAGTGGTTGTGACAATCGTCCATTACTGGCAGGCAATGCGGAGGAACGGATTCAGACGATTATGGAGGAACGCAAAGACGCATATCGGTTTGCACATTACACGGTGGATACCACGTCGTTATCCGCGGCAGAAGTGACTCGTTTAATTTTAGCGCATTACCGCGTCTAA